Proteins encoded within one genomic window of Ovis aries strain OAR_USU_Benz2616 breed Rambouillet chromosome 1, ARS-UI_Ramb_v3.0, whole genome shotgun sequence:
- the LOC101120628 gene encoding filaggrin-2 encodes MHMLDRDHDRRLDFTEFLLMVFKLAMACNKVLSKEYCKASGSKKRRRSHRHREEESETEGEEEDTSGQNSGYRYSEGEEHGYSSGGSRGTPKHRHGSGSRRLRRQGGLSSSENQKGSEKRRHESSSGYSWSNGKERHGSSSGELEGKRNKSHVSPSRVSGDEYKSGCGRWRGHGGLSYEYESNSTQSSYAGQKHGSSSKCSGDGGRESHACGSSNSGGCGRRKTTSSSCQAGRFGEQGNQSSYTQSGYQSGSSGEGHRCISGGWASGYGQHEPSSGSQSTRQKGYGSRTCGQPQNCGGQQGKGSCQSSCCGQYGSGVSQSSTYSQHGSGSCGYSSNSHQKRCSSNETSKCGQHRSSSGQYSGFGQHGSGSGQYSGFGHCGCSSGQSSGFGHHESTSGQACYGQHGSGSCQYSGEGQYGSGSAQSSGFGHQKSISGQSTCGQHGSGSGQSSGFGQAGSSSGQSSGFEHHECRSQQSGYGHHELGSGQSSGFGQHGSSSSQSSGFGQHRSGSCQSSSDSERHSEGSQRHSRSAQGQAGSQHGESGATVRGRHGTAHGHSEDTIRHGHSSQGHSAQTGSSQVGGRQFSHSEASDSERHSEVSERHSGSTHGQAGSQHGESGATVRGRHRTAHGESGDTTRYGQSSQGQSTRSGSSQAGRRGSSHSEASDSERHSEVSERHSGSTHGQAGSPHGESGATVRGRHGTAHEQSGDTTRHGHSSQGQSTRSGSSHTGRQGSSHSEASDHERHSEVSERHSGSTHGQAGSQHGESGATVRGRHGTAHGESGDTTRYGQSSQGQSTRSGSSQTGRGASSHSEASDRERHSEVSERHSGSTHGQAGSPHGESGATVRGRHGTAHEQSGDTTRHGHTSQGQSTRSGSSHTGRRGSSHSEASDHERHSEVSERHSGSTHGQAGSPHGESGATVRGRHGTAHEQSGDTTRHGHTSQGQSTRSGSSHTGRRGSSHSEASDHERHSEVSERHSGSTHGQAGSQHEESGATVRGRHGTAHGESGDTTRYGQSSQGQSTRSGSSQTGRGASSHSEASDSERHSEVSERHSGSTHGHAGSPHGESGATVRGRQRTAHGQSGDTTRHGHSSQGQSTRSGSSQAGRRGSSHSEASDSERHSEVSERHSGSTHGQAGSPHGESGATVRGRHRTAHGESGDTTRYGHSSQGQSTQSGSSQAGRRGSSHSEASDSERHSEVSERHSGSTHGQAGSQHRESGATVRGRQRTAHGQSGDTTRHGHTSQGQSTRSGSSHTGRRGSSHSEASDHERHSEVSERHSGSTHGQAGSPHGEPGATVRGRQRTAHGESGDTTRYGQSSQGQSTRSGSSQTGRRGSSHSEASDSERHSEVSERHSGSTHGQAGSPHGESGATVRGRHGTAHGQSGDTTRHGHSSQGQSTRSGSSQAGRRGSSHSEASDSERHSEVSERHSGSTHGQAGSQHEESGATVRGRHGTAHGESGDTTRYGQSSQGQSTRSGSSQTGRGASSHSEASDSERHSEVSERHSGSTHGQAGSPHGESGATVRGRQRTAHGQSGDTTRHGHSSQGQSTRSGSSQAGRRGSSHSEASDSERHSEVSERHSGSTHGQAGSQHGESGATVRGRHGTAHGESGDTTRYGQSSQGQSTRSGSSQTGRRGSSHSEASDSERHSEVSERHSGSTHGQAGSPHGESGATVRGRQRTAHGQSGDTTRHGHTSQGQSTRSGSSQAGRRGSSHSEASDSERHSEVSERHSGSTHGQAGSQQRESGATVRGRQRTAHGQSGDTTRHGHTSQGQSTRSGSSQAGRRGSSHSEASDHERHSEVSERHSGSTHGQAGSPHGESGATVRGRHRTAHGESGDTTRYGQSSQGQSTRSGSSQTGRRGSSHSEASDSERHSEVSERHSGSTHGQAGSPHGESGATVRGRHGTAHGESGDTTRYGQSSQGQSTRSGSSQTGRWGSSHSEASDRERHSEVSERHSGSTHGQAGSQHGESGATVRGRQRTAHGQSGDTTRHGHSSQGQSTRSGSSQAGRRGSSHSEASDSERHSEVSERHSGSTHGQAGSQHGESGATVRGRHGTAHGESGDTTRYGQSSQGQSTRSGSSHTGRRGSSHSEASDRERHSEVSERHSGSTHGQAGSQHGESGATVRGSHRTVHGQSGDTSGHVHSGQGQSTWSNKQSSHTHAHFGKRHSTSQISGRQRHRSDQAWRHGSYGSAEYDYGQSGYGPSGGSRTSSRNSSPFRSTDRATTKRASSHGPSVSSFDYMGSKATDKIGRQDSSPGQLEISNGQSIYSHNPSGFFTTGGQGSSHRHSVTTQEQSRDIHVQSGSLGSTHSSQLSNHSASDHGTPLSAHSHSDSSSTRSQRSHSDSKGYWGEKIHEQSELRHRQSEFNTIDVHESSQQHLGDSYSHELVRSSTNLAAQGSSDGQSGHMQGQSGFITNERQVFNNGQSRDSYGQSSGSHSLDSQAPLGIEENSFRYLSSNVTTWSGERQKQESGSSPSGTMRKYNQDVDDKQTRDSEVRGYHGRERTDSGSFYLDSNTPLYEYIKEQRCYYFE; translated from the coding sequence ATGCATATGCTGGACCGAGATCATGACCGAAGACTGGACTTTACTGAGTTTCTTCTGATGGTATTCAAACTGGCTATGGCCTGCAACAAGGTTCTCAGCAAAGAATACTGCAAAGCTTCAGGGTCAAAAAAGCGCAGGCGTAGTCACCGACACCgagaggaagaaagtgaaacagaaggCGAAGAAGAGGATACGTCAGGACAAAACTCAGGTTACAGATACAGTGAGGGAGAGGAGCATGGTTATAGTTCTGGGGGCTCTAGGGGAACTCCAAAACACAGACATGGGTCCGGCTCCAGAAGGCTGAGAAGGCAAGGTGGTTTATCTAGCTCAGAGAACCAAAAGGGATCTGAAAAAAGGCGCCATGAGTCCAGCTCTGGTTACTCATGGAGTAATGGCAAAGAAAGGCATGGTTCCAGCTCTGGAGAActggagggaaaaagaaacaagtCACATGTTAGCCCCTCTAGGGTATCTGGGGATGAATACAAGTCTGGATGTGGTAGATGGAGAGGTCATGGTGGTCTGTCATATGAATATGAATCAAACTCTACTCAGTCAAGTTATGCAGGACAAAAACACGGGTCTAGCTCTAAATGTTCAGGAGATGGTGGGAGGGAAAGTCATGCATGTGGTTCCAGCAATTCAGGTGGGTGTGGAAGACGAAAAACCACTTCTAGTTCTTGTCAGGCAGGTAGATTTGGAGAGCAAGGAAACCAATCTAGCTATACACAATCAGGTTACCAATCAGGAAGTAGTGGAGAAGGTCATAGATGTATCTCAGGAGGTTGGGCCTCTGGATATGGTCAACATGAGCCTAGCTCTGGTAGCCAGTCTACTAGGCAGAAAGGATATGGATCTAGAACATGTGGTCAACCACAGAATTGTGGAGGACAACAGGGAAAAGGTTCATGTCAGTCCTCTTGTTGTGGACAATATGGGTCAGGAGTAAGTCAGTCTTCTACTTATAGTCAACATGGATCTGGTTCCTGTGGATACTCTTCAAACTCTCATCAAAAGAGGTGTAGTTCAAATGAAACTTCTAAATGTGGTCAACATAGATCCAGCTCAGGTCAATATTCTGGCTTTGGCCAACATGGGTCAGGCTCAGGTCAGTACTCTGGCTTTGGACATTGTGGATGTAGCTCAGGTCAGTCCTCTGGCTTTGGACACCATGAGTCTACATCAGGACAGGCTTGCTATGGTCAACATGGGTCAGGCTCATGTCAGTACTCTGGTGAGGGACAATATGGATCAGGCTCAGCTCAGTCCTCAGGCTTTGGACACCAGAAGTCTATATCAGGACAGTCTACTTGTGGCCAACATGGATCTGGTTCAGGTCAATCCTCGGGCTTTGGCCAAGCTGGTTCAAGCTCTGGTCAGTCCTCTGGCTTTGAACACCATGAATGTAGATCACAGCAGTCTGGCTATGGCCATCATGAATTGGGCTCAGGACAATCATCTGGCTTTGGCCAACATGGGTCAAGTTCAAGTCAGTCTTCTGGCTTTGGACAACATAGATCAGGCTCATGTCAGTCCTCTAGTGATAGTGAAAGGCATTCAGAAGGCTCACAGAGACACTCAAGATCTGCTCAAGGGCAGGCTGGATCTCAACATGGAGAGTCAGGAGCCACAGTGAGGGGGAGACACGGAACTGCTCATGGACATTCAGAAGACACAATCAGACATGGCCACTCTAGTCAGGGACATTCTGCTCAGACAGGGTCTAGTCAGGTGGGAGGAAGGCAATTCAGTCATAGTGAGGCTAGCGACAGTGAAAGGCATTCAGAAGTCTCAGAGAGACACTCAGGATCCACTCATGGGCAGGCTGGATCTCAACATGGAGAGTCAGGAGCCACAGTGAGAGGGAGACACAGAACTGCTCATGGAGAGTCGGGAGACACCACCAGATATGGCCAGTCTAGCCAGGGACAATCTACACGGTCAGGGTCCAGTCAGGCGGGAAGAAGGGGATCCAGCCACAGTGAGGCTAGCGACAGTGAAAGGCATTCAGAAGTCTCAGAGAGACACTCAGGATCCACTCATGGGCAGGCTGGATCTCCACATGGAGAGTCAGGAGCCACAGTGAGAGGGAGACATGGAACTGCTCATGAGCAGTCAGGAGACACCACCAGACATGGCCATTCTAGTCAGGGACAATCTACACGGTCAGGGTCCAGTCACACAggaagacagggatcaagtcACAGTGAGGCTAGTGACCATGAAAGGCATTCAGAAGTCTCAGAGAGACACTCAGGATCCACTCATGGGCAGGCTGGATCTCAACATGGAGAGTCAGGAGCCACAGTGAGAGGGAGACACGGAACTGCTCATGGAGAGTCGGGAGACACCACCAGATATGGCCAGTCTAGCCAGGGACAATCTACACGGTCAGGGTCCAGTCAGACAGGAAGAGGGGCATCCAGTCATAGTGAGGCTAGTGACCGTGAAAGGCATTCAGAAGTCTCAGAGAGACACTCAGGATCCACTCATGGGCAGGCTGGATCTCCACATGGAGAGTCAGGAGCCACAGTGAGAGGGAGACATGGAACTGCTCATGAGCAGTCAGGAGACACCACCAGACATGGCCACACTAGTCAGGGACAATCTACACGGTCAGGGTCCAGTCACACAGGAAGACGGGGATCAAGTCACAGTGAGGCTAGTGACCATGAAAGGCATTCAGAAGTCTCAGAGAGACACTCAGGATCCACTCATGGGCAGGCTGGATCTCCACATGGAGAGTCAGGAGCCACAGTGAGAGGGAGACATGGAACTGCTCATGAGCAGTCAGGAGACACCACCAGACATGGCCACACTAGTCAGGGACAATCTACACGGTCAGGGTCCAGTCACACAGGAAGACGGGGATCAAGTCACAGTGAGGCTAGTGACCATGAAAGGCATTCAGAAGTCTCAGAGAGACACTCAGGATCCACTCATGGGCAGGCTGGATCTCAACATGAAGAGTCAGGAGCCACAGTGAGAGGGAGACACGGAACTGCTCATGGAGAGTCGGGAGACACCACCAGATATGGCCAGTCTAGCCAGGGACAATCTACACGGTCAGGGTCCAGTCAGACAGGAAGAGGGGCATCCAGTCATAGTGAGGCTAGTGACAGTGAAAGGCATTCAGAAGTCTCAGAGAGACACTCAGGATCCACTCATGGGCATGCTGGATCTCCACATGGAGAGTCAGGAGCCACAGTGAGGGGAAGACAAAGAACTGCTCATGGACAGTCAGGAGACACCACCAGACATGGCCATTCTAGTCAGGGACAATCTACACGGTCAGGGTCCAGTCAGGCGGGAAGAAGGGGATCCAGCCACAGTGAGGCTAGCGACAGTGAAAGGCATTCAGAAGTCTCAGAGAGACACTCAGGATCCACTCATGGGCAGGCTGGATCTCCACATGGAGAGTCAGGAGCCACAGTGAGAGGGAGACACAGAACTGCTCATGGAGAGTCGGGAGACACCACCAGATATGGCCATTCTAGTCAGGGACAATCTACACAGTCAGGGTCCAGTCAGGCGGGAAGAAGGGGATCTAGCCACAGTGAGGCTAGCGACAGTGAAAGGCATTCAGAAGTCTCAGAGAGACACTCAGGATCCACTCATGGGCAGGCTGGATCTCAACATAGAGAGTCAGGAGCCACAGTGAGGGGAAGACAAAGAACTGCTCATGGACAGTCAGGAGACACCACCAGACATGGCCATACTAGTCAGGGGCAATCTACACGGTCAGGGTCCAGTCACACAGGAAGACGGGGATCAAGTCACAGTGAGGCTAGTGACCATGAAAGGCATTCAGAAGTCTCAGAGAGACACTCAGGATCCACTCATGGGCAAGCTGGATCTCCACATGGAGAGCCAGGAGCCACAGTGAGGGGAAGACAAAGAACTGCTCATGGAGAGTCGGGAGACACCACCAGATATGGCCAGTCTAGCCAGGGACAATCTACACGGTCAGGGTCCAGTCAGACAGGAAGACGGGGATCCAGTCATAGTGAGGCTAGTGACAGTGAAAGGCATTCAGAAGTCTCAGAGAGACACTCAGGATCCACTCATGGGCAGGCTGGATCTCCACATGGAGAGTCAGGAGCCACAGTGAGGGGAAGACACGGAACTGCTCATGGACAGTCAGGAGACACCACCAGACATGGCCATTCTAGTCAGGGACAATCTACACGGTCAGGGTCCAGTCAGGCGGGAAGAAGGGGATCCAGCCACAGTGAGGCTAGCGACAGTGAAAGGCATTCAGAAGTCTCAGAGAGACACTCAGGATCCACTCATGGGCAGGCTGGATCTCAACATGAAGAGTCAGGAGCCACAGTGAGAGGGAGACATGGAACTGCTCATGGAGAGTCGGGAGACACCACCAGATATGGCCAGTCTAGCCAGGGACAATCTACACGGTCAGGGTCCAGTCAGACAGGAAGAGGGGCATCCAGTCATAGTGAGGCTAGTGACAGTGAAAGGCATTCAGAAGTCTCAGAGAGACACTCAGGATCCACTCATGGGCAGGCTGGATCTCCACATGGAGAGTCAGGAGCCACAGTGAGGGGAAGACAAAGAACTGCTCATGGACAGTCAGGAGACACCACCAGACATGGCCATTCTAGTCAGGGACAATCTACACGGTCAGGGTCCAGTCAGGCGGGAAGAAGGGGATCCAGCCACAGTGAGGCTAGCGACAGTGAAAGGCATTCAGAAGTCTCAGAGAGACACTCAGGATCCACTCATGGGCAGGCTGGATCTCAACATGGAGAGTCAGGAGCCACAGTGAGAGGGAGACATGGAACTGCTCATGGAGAGTCAGGAGACACCACCAGATATGGCCAGTCTAGCCAGGGACAATCTACACGGTCAGGGTCCAGTCAGACAGGAAGACGGGGATCCAGCCACAGTGAGGCTAGCGACAGTGAAAGGCATTCAGAAGTCTCAGAGAGACACTCAGGATCCACTCATGGGCAGGCTGGATCTCCACATGGAGAGTCAGGAGCCACAGTGAGGGGAAGACAAAGAACTGCTCATGGACAGTCAGGAGACACCACCAGACATGGCCACACTAGTCAGGGACAATCTACACGGTCAGGGTCCAGTCAGGCGGGAAGAAGGGGATCCAGTCACAGTGAGGCTAGCGACAGTGAAAGGCATTCAGAAGTCTCAGAGAGACACTCAGGATCCACTCATGGGCAGGCTGGATCTCAACAAAGAGAGTCAGGAGCCACAGTGAGGGGAAGACAAAGAACTGCTCATGGACAGTCAGGAGACACCACCAGACATGGCCATACTAGTCAGGGGCAATCTACACGGTCAGGGTCCAGTCAGGCGGGAAGAAGGGGATCAAGTCACAGTGAGGCTAGTGACCATGAAAGGCATTCAGAAGTCTCAGAGAGACACTCAGGATCCACTCATGGGCAAGCTGGATCTCCACATGGAGAGTCAGGAGCCACAGTGAGGGGAAGACACAGAACTGCTCATGGAGAGTCGGGAGACACCACCAGATACGGCCAGTCTAGCCAGGGACAATCTACACGGTCAGGGTCCAGTCAGACAGGAAGACGGGGATCCAGTCATAGTGAGGCTAGTGACAGTGAAAGGCATTCAGAAGTCTCAGAGAGACACTCAGGATCCACTCATGGGCAGGCTGGATCTCCACATGGAGAGTCAGGAGCCACAGTGAGAGGGAGACACGGAACTGCTCATGGAGAGTCGGGAGACACCACCAGATATGGCCAGTCTAGCCAGGGACAATCTACACGGTCAGGGTCCAGTCAGACAGGAAGATGGGGATCAAGTCACAGTGAGGCTAGTGACCGTGAAAGGCATTCAGAAGTCTCAGAGAGACACTCAGGATCCACTCATGGGCAGGCTGGATCTCAACATGGAGAGTCAGGAGCCACAGTGAGGGGAAGACAAAGAACTGCTCATGGACAGTCAGGAGACACCACCAGACATGGCCATTCTAGTCAGGGACAATCTACACGGTCAGGGTCCAGTCAGGCGGGAAGAAGGGGATCCAGCCACAGTGAGGCTAGCGACAGTGAAAGGCATTCAGAAGTCTCAGAGAGACACTCAGGATCCACTCATGGGCAGGCTGGATCTCAACATGGAGAGTCAGGAGCCACAGTGAGAGGGAGACATGGAACTGCTCATGGAGAGTCGGGAGACACCACCAGATATGGCCAGTCTAGCCAGGGACAATCTACACGGTCAGGGTCCAGTCACACAGGAAGGCGGGGATCAAGTCACAGTGAGGCTAGTGACCGTGAAAGGCATTCAGAAGTCTCAGAGAGACACTCAGGATCCACTCATGGGCAGGCTGGATCTCAACATGGAGAGTCAGGAGCCACAGTGAGAGGGAGTCACAGAACTGTTCATGGGCAGTCAGGAGACACCTCTGGACATGTGCACTCTGGTCAGGGACAATCCACATGGTCAAACAAACAGTCAAGTCACACTCATGCCCATTTTGGTAAAAGGCATTCTACATCACAGATTAGTGGCAGACAAAGACATAGATCAGATCAAGCCTGGAGACATGGCAGTTATGGGAGTGCCGAATATGACTATGGGCAGTCTGGTTATGGACCTTCTGGTGGTAGCAGAACAAGCAGTCGCAATTCTAGTCCTTTTAGGTCAACAGACCGAGCTACCACTAAGCGAGCATCTAGTCATGGACCATCAGTTtctagttttgactatatgggatcaaaagcaactgacaaaataGGAAGACAAGATTCAAGTCCTGGGCAACTAGAGATAAGTAATGGGCAGTCAATTTATTCCCATAATCCCTCTGGATTTTTTACAACTGGAGGACAGGGATCTAGTCATAGACATTCAGTCACAACTCAGGAACAGTCAAGAGATATTCATGTTCAGTCCGGAAGTTTGGGGTCTACTCATAGCAGTCAGCTTAGTAACCACTCTGCATCTGACCATGGAACACCCTTATCAGCCCACAGCCATTCAGATTCTAGTTCAACTAGAAGTCAAAGATCCCATAGTGATAGTAAGGGGTACTGGGGGGAAAAGATTCATGAACAATCAGAATTGAGGCATAGACAATCAGAGTTCAATACAATAGATGTACATGAATCCAGCCAGCAGCACTTAGGAGATTCATATTCTCATGAGCTGGTAAGATCCAGCACAAATTTAGCAGCACAGGGATCAAGTGATGGACAATCAGGACATATGCAGGGTCAGTCTGGATTCATCACCAACGAAAGACAAGTATTTAATAATGGCCAGTCAAGGGACAGCTATGGGCAGTCAAGTGGCAGTCACTCACTTGATAGCCAAGCCCCTTTGGGAATTGAAGAAAATAGTTTTAGGTATTTATCAAGCAATGTAACCACATGGAGTGGGGAAAGGCAAAAGCAAGAGTCTGGATCAAGTCCATCAGGTACCATGAGAAAATACAATCAGGATGTTGATGATAAGCAGACAAGAGACTCTGAGGTCAGAGGTTACCATGGAAGAGAGAGAACAGATTCAGGTTCCTTTTACTTAGATAGCAATACCCCACTCTATGAATATATCAAAGAACAAAGGTGCTATTACTTTGAATAA